CGACGCCGTCGTTGTACCTGCGGGCACGCCGCTGATGCCGAGCGTCGAACGCCGGCACCGGGGCCGTTTCAACGGTCGAGCGCTGCGCTACCGTAGCGTCGTCGAGGAATGGCCGCTGCGCGATGCCGGCGGCGCGACGATCGCATCGATCTTCGCTACCAGCTATCTCGCCGATGGTGCCGATATGGCGCGTCCGGTGATCTTCGCGTTCAACGGCGGTCCCGGCTCCGCGTCGCTCTGGTTGCACATGGGCATCCTCGGGCCGAAGCGCCCGGACTACGGCACACAGGCGGGCGATGCGGAGATCCGACCGCCGACCGCGCCGCCGTTCGTGCTGGTCGACAATCGGGAGTCGCCGCTCGACGTGGCCGACGTTGTGCTGATCGATCCGCCGGGCACCGGCTATGCGCGCGTGTTCGGCGAGGCCAATGCGGAACGCGTGTTCGGCGTCCGCGAGGATGCGGATGCGGTTGCGCGTTTCATCGGCGACTGGCTGCGGCGCCATGGCCGGCAAGCCAGCCCGCGCTATCTCATGGGCGAAAGCTACGGCACGGTGCGCGCCGCCGAGCTGGCCCGTCTGCTGGCCGGTGGGCCGACCGGCACGGGACGCATGGACGGCATCACGCTCAACGGCGTGATGCTGCTGGGCCAGTCGATGGACGGCAGCCGTCCCGCCCCGGAACTCGCCGCGGTGACCGGCCTCCCGAGTTGGGCGGCCACGGCGTGGTACCACCGGGCCGTGCCGCAGGACGCCACGCTCGAGGCGCATGTCGCCCGCGCCCGTACGTTCGCCGAAGGCCCGTATCTGCAGGCGCTGTTCGCGGGTTCTCGACTGCCGGAAGACGACCGCGCTGCCGTGGCTGCCGAACTGGCCGCGCTGACCGGCATCGACGCCGCGCGCTGGCTCGCGCGCGATCTGCGCATGGATGCGCCGACCTTCGGACGCGAGGTGCTGGGCGATGCCGGCCTGCAGGTCGGCGCCTACGACGCACGCTTCACCCTGCCTCTGACTGCGTCAGGCGGCGATCCCGTCGCCGACGATCCGGCGATGGGGCAGTACGTCCCGCTGTACGTAGCCACGCTGCAGACGCATCTGCGCGACACGCTGGGGGTTCACACCGCTCGGGCCTACAACGCGATCGAGTTCCGTCGCATCAATGCCCGTTTCTGGAAGGGCCGACCGCCGCTTCAGGAGAATCACGCATTGTCTCTGGCCATTGCGATGCGTCGAAATCCCGCCCTGCGCGTGCTCGTGGCCACCGGCCATTACGATCTGGTGACCACCGTCGGCGCCGCGGACCAGGCGGTTGCACTGTCGGGCATGGACCCGGCACGCGTCGTCACGCGCACCTACGCATCCGGGCACATGCCCTACATCGGCGTGGGCAGCCGCGCCGCGCTTGCCGCGGACGTGCGCGCATTCGTCACTGCCGGGTCATCGGCTGCCGTCACACCCTGACCGCGAACCGTGGGGCGCTTCGATGAGCGGGGCGCCCGACTGGCCGCACCGGGCCGGTAGTTGCCATCGGCTGCCGGTCGTGTCGGCTGCCTGGACACTCGCGTGCCGACGGTCGGCGGTCGCCGTCGGCTCGCCGCCTCCGCGGTCGGGTGACGGGGCGCGCGCCCTCAGCGATGCCCGTTGATCGCATCCCGCAACGTGCGCGCCTCGCGCGCGGCTGCCTCGGCGTAGTCGTCGCCGTTGGACGCGTAGAGGATCGCGCGCGAGGAGCTGACCATCAGGCCCGTGCCGTCCATGGTCTTCGCATTCTTCACTACGGCCTCGACATCGCCGCCCTGCGCGCCGACACCCGGCACCAGGAACGGCATGTCGCCGACAATGGCGCGCACTTCGCGCAGCTGCCCGGGCCAGGTCGCGCCGACGACCAGCGACACGTTGCCGTGGCCGTTCCATTCACGCGCGATGGTCTCGGCGACGTGCTGGTAGAGCGGACGCGTGCCGCCGGCATGGGCGACCGGAAGATCCTGCAGGTCGGCCGCGCCCGGGTTCGATGTGCGGCACAGGACCACCACGCCCTTTTCGCTGCGCTCGAGGAACGGCTGCACAGAGTCGCGCCCCAGGTAGGGATTCACCGTCACCGCATCGGCGCCGAAACGCTCGAAGGCTTCGGCGACGTAGCGCTGCGCAGTGCTGCCGATGTCGCCGCGCTTGGCGTCGAGGATCACCGGTACGCCGGGATGCGCGGTATGCAGATGGGCGATCAGCCGTTGCAGCGCATCCTCGGCGCCGAGCGCGGCGAAGTGCGCGATCTGCGGCTTGAACGCGCAGGCGTATTCGGCGGTCGCATCGGCGATGTCGCGGCTGAACGCGAACACCGCATCGGGATCGTTCGCGAAACGCGCGGGAAACTTCGCCGGTTCGGGATCCAGGCCGACGCAGACGAGCGTGTCGGCGGACTGCCAGCGCGCGCGCAGCGCCTGCATGAAGGTGTGCGTCATGGTGCGTGCCTCAGGTGACGATGATCGGTGCGCCGCGGGTGACGACGACGGTGTGTTCGAATTGCGCGCCATAGCCTCTGCGGCAGGCCAGCGACCAGCCGTCGTCCAGATCTTCGGTGCGCGTGACATGGGTGGCCAGGAACGGCTCGACGGTGATCACCATGCCGTCGTGCAGGCGACGGGTATCGCGCCGATCGAAGTAGCCGGGAATCGAGCCGGGTGATTCGTGCAGTGCACGACCGACGCCATGGCTCTGCAGGTTGCGGATGATGCGGAAGCCGCGGCGCGCGGCGACGGTCTCGATGGTGCGGCCGACGCCGCTGAGCAGTTCGCCGGCGCGCAGCTGGGCAATGGCTGCGTGGCGCGCTTCGCGCGTCGCATCGAGCAGGCGCTGCTGCGCCGCGCTCGCGGTGCCGACGACGAAGCTGGCGCCGGTATCGGCGAAGAACCCATCGAGTTCGGCAGAGACATCGATATTGACCAGATCGCCATCGCGCAGCGGCGTCGCGTCCGGGATGCCGTGCGCGACCACGCGGTTGACGCTGATGCAGGTCGCGGCCGGAAAACCGTAGGTCAGCACCGGGGCGGATTGAGCGCCGGCCACGCACAGCATGTCCGCGCCGATGCCGTCGAGTTCGCACGGCGTGGTGCCGGCCAGCGCGTGATCGCGCATCGTCGACAGGATGCGCGCCACGAGTGCACCGGCGCGCTTGAGGCCTTCGAGTTCTTCCAGGGTCTGGATGGTCATGTGTGGCTCCCGGTTGTCCGCGCTGCCCTCACCCCAACCCCTCTCCCCGAGGGAGAGGGGCTCGACTCTCTCCGGACGCTTACTTCAGCGCCTTGAACCGCAGACGCTTCGGACCGGCGTCGTCGCCCATGCGGCGGCGCTTGTCTTCTTCGTACTCGCGGTAGTTGCCGGGGAAGAACTCGACGTGGCTGTCGCCTTCGAACGCGAGGATGTGCGTGGCGATGCGGTCGAGGAACCAGCGGTCATGCGAGATCACGAAGGTATTGCCGGGGAATTCCAGCAGCGCGTCCTCGAGCGCACGCAGGGTCTCGATGTCGAGATCGTTCGACGGTTCGTCGAGCAGCAGCACGTTGCCGCCCTGCAGCAGGGTCTTGGCCATGTGCAGGCGACCGCGCTCACCACCCGACAGCGAACCGACCAGCTTCTGCTGGTCCTGGCCCTTGAAGTTGAAGCGGCCGATGTAGGCGCGCGACTGGATCTCGGTGCCGTTGATGTTGAGGATGTCGAGGCCGCCGGAGATTTCCTGGAAGACGTTGTGGTTGCCCTCGAGCGCATCGCGGCTCTGGTCGACATACGACAGCTGCACGGTCGGGCCGACCACGATCTCGCCCGAGTCCGGCTTCTCCTGCCCGGTGATCATCTTGAACAACGTGGATTTACCCGCGCCGTTGGGACCGATGATGCCGACGATCGCGCCCGGCGGGACGATCATCGACAGGTTGTCGATCAGCAGGCGGTCGCCGAACTTCTTGGAGACGTTCTTGAACTCCATCACCGCGTTGCCCAGGCGCTCGCCCGGCGGGATGAACAGTTCGTTGGTCTCGTTGCGCTTCTGGTAATCCACCGACTGCAGTTCTTCCAGGCGGGCCAGACGGGCCTTGCCCTTGGTGCGGCCGCCCTTGGCGTTCTGGCGCGACCATTCCAGCTCCTTCTGGATCGCCTTCTGGCGCGACTTTTCCTGGTTGTCTTCCTGCTTGAGGCGCTCGTCCTTCTGCGTCAGCCACTCGGTGTAGTTGCCCTTCCACGGAATGCCGCGGCCACGGTCGAGTTCGAGGATCCACTCGGCGGCGTTGTCGAGGAAGTAGCGGTCATGGGTGACCGCGACCACGGTGCCGGTGTAGCGGGCGAGGAACTGCTCCAGCCATTCCACCGATTCGGCGTCGAGATGGTTGGTCGGTTCGTCGAGCAGCAGCATGTCCGGCTTCTGCAGCAGCAGGCGGCACAGCGCCACACGGCGCTTCTCGCCACCCGACAGCTTGCCCACGATCGCGTCCCACGGCGGCAGGCGCAGCGCGTCGGCAGCGACTTCCAGCTGGTTTTCAAGCGTGTGTGCGTCGCCGGCGGCGAGGATCGCCTCCAGCCGCTCCTGTTCCTTGGCGAGTGCGTCGAAATCGGCGCCTTCCTCGGCGTAGGCGTCGTAGATCTTGTCGAGCGCGGCCTGGGCCTGCAGCACTTCACCTACGCCTTCCTCGACGGCTTCGCGCACGGTCATCTCGGGATCGAGCTGCGGCTCCTGCGCCAGGTAGCCGACCTTGATGCCCGGCTGCGGGCGCGCCTCGCCTTCGAAATCGGTATCGACGCCGGCCATGATGCGCAGCACCGTCGACTTGCCCGAGCCGTTCAGGCCGAGCAGGCCGATCTTCGCGCCGGGGAAGAACGACAGCGAGATGTCCTTGATGATCTGCCGCTTCGGCGGGACCACCTTGGACACGCGGTTCATGGTGTAGATGTATTGCGACATGGGGGCTCCGGTTGCACCGACCCGCGCCGGGGCCCGGTCGGGCGGCGTCGGGTCTCGAGGGGAATGGGGCGATTATAGCGGGTCGGAGGCGGCCGGGCCGGCGCCGCCGGTGGCCGGGCGCTACAATGGCGGGCCCGCCGACCCCCTCTCCGGAGCCCTCGATGTTCCAGCGCGACGCCCGTCTCGAAAGCTTTGATCCCGACCTCGCCAAGGCCATCGCCGACGAGACCCGCCGCCAGGAGGATCATGTCGAGCTGATCGCCTCGGAGAACTACTGCAGCGCGCTGGTGATGGAGGCGCAGGGCAGCCAGCTGACCAACAAGTACGCCGAGGGCTATCCGGGCAAGCGCTACTACGGTGGCTGCGAATACGTCGACATTGCCGAGCAGCTCGCGATCGACCGCCTCAAGCAGCTCTTCGATGCGGACTACGCCAACGTGCAGCCG
The genomic region above belongs to Luteimonas chenhongjianii and contains:
- a CDS encoding S10 family peptidase, with product MPSVERRHRGRFNGRALRYRSVVEEWPLRDAGGATIASIFATSYLADGADMARPVIFAFNGGPGSASLWLHMGILGPKRPDYGTQAGDAEIRPPTAPPFVLVDNRESPLDVADVVLIDPPGTGYARVFGEANAERVFGVREDADAVARFIGDWLRRHGRQASPRYLMGESYGTVRAAELARLLAGGPTGTGRMDGITLNGVMLLGQSMDGSRPAPELAAVTGLPSWAATAWYHRAVPQDATLEAHVARARTFAEGPYLQALFAGSRLPEDDRAAVAAELAALTGIDAARWLARDLRMDAPTFGREVLGDAGLQVGAYDARFTLPLTASGGDPVADDPAMGQYVPLYVATLQTHLRDTLGVHTARAYNAIEFRRINARFWKGRPPLQENHALSLAIAMRRNPALRVLVATGHYDLVTTVGAADQAVALSGMDPARVVTRTYASGHMPYIGVGSRAALAADVRAFVTAGSSAAVTP
- the pyrF gene encoding orotidine-5'-phosphate decarboxylase; protein product: MTHTFMQALRARWQSADTLVCVGLDPEPAKFPARFANDPDAVFAFSRDIADATAEYACAFKPQIAHFAALGAEDALQRLIAHLHTAHPGVPVILDAKRGDIGSTAQRYVAEAFERFGADAVTVNPYLGRDSVQPFLERSEKGVVVLCRTSNPGAADLQDLPVAHAGGTRPLYQHVAETIAREWNGHGNVSLVVGATWPGQLREVRAIVGDMPFLVPGVGAQGGDVEAVVKNAKTMDGTGLMVSSSRAILYASNGDDYAEAAAREARTLRDAINGHR
- the map gene encoding type I methionyl aminopeptidase; this encodes MTIQTLEELEGLKRAGALVARILSTMRDHALAGTTPCELDGIGADMLCVAGAQSAPVLTYGFPAATCISVNRVVAHGIPDATPLRDGDLVNIDVSAELDGFFADTGASFVVGTASAAQQRLLDATREARHAAIAQLRAGELLSGVGRTIETVAARRGFRIIRNLQSHGVGRALHESPGSIPGYFDRRDTRRLHDGMVITVEPFLATHVTRTEDLDDGWSLACRRGYGAQFEHTVVVTRGAPIIVT
- the ettA gene encoding energy-dependent translational throttle protein EttA, which encodes MSQYIYTMNRVSKVVPPKRQIIKDISLSFFPGAKIGLLGLNGSGKSTVLRIMAGVDTDFEGEARPQPGIKVGYLAQEPQLDPEMTVREAVEEGVGEVLQAQAALDKIYDAYAEEGADFDALAKEQERLEAILAAGDAHTLENQLEVAADALRLPPWDAIVGKLSGGEKRRVALCRLLLQKPDMLLLDEPTNHLDAESVEWLEQFLARYTGTVVAVTHDRYFLDNAAEWILELDRGRGIPWKGNYTEWLTQKDERLKQEDNQEKSRQKAIQKELEWSRQNAKGGRTKGKARLARLEELQSVDYQKRNETNELFIPPGERLGNAVMEFKNVSKKFGDRLLIDNLSMIVPPGAIVGIIGPNGAGKSTLFKMITGQEKPDSGEIVVGPTVQLSYVDQSRDALEGNHNVFQEISGGLDILNINGTEIQSRAYIGRFNFKGQDQQKLVGSLSGGERGRLHMAKTLLQGGNVLLLDEPSNDLDIETLRALEDALLEFPGNTFVISHDRWFLDRIATHILAFEGDSHVEFFPGNYREYEEDKRRRMGDDAGPKRLRFKALK